A window of Saccharomyces eubayanus strain FM1318 chromosome XII, whole genome shotgun sequence contains these coding sequences:
- the ALT1 gene encoding alanine transaminase ALT1, whose translation MMLSLSAKNHFTVNNSITHIVKSYHIKTLTTNAKTMPHITTSFTTTASSTKLKAFRQVRPVLQRHSSSWMASQCQKRSISGQSSLKDLRHLNRFPHHTLKTANDEFYPAEQLTLDDVNENVLKARYAVRGAIPMRAEELKTQLEKDPQSLPFNKIINANIGNPQQLQQKPLTYYRQVLSLLQYPELLNHNEQQLVDSKLFKIDAIKRAKSLIKDIGGSVGAYSSSQGVEGIRRSVADFITKRDDGETAYPEDIFLTAGASAAVTYLLSIFCRGPETGVLIPIPQYPLYTATLALNNSQALPYYLDENSGWSTNPEEIETVVKEAIQNEIKPTVLVVINPGNPTGAVLSPESIAQIFEVAAKYGTVVIADEVYQENIFPGTEFNSMKKILRHLQRDHPGKFDNVQLASLHSTSKGVSGECGQRGGYMELTGFSHEMRQVILKLASISLCPVVTGQALVDLMVRPPVEGEESFESDQSERNSIHEKLNTRAMTLYETFNSLEGIECQKPQGAMYLFPKIDLPFKAIQEAHHLELTPDEFYCKKLLETTGICTVPGSGFGQEPGTYHLRTTFLAPGVEWMKKWEIFHKEFFDQYRD comes from the coding sequence aTGATGTTATCACTGTCCGCCAAGAATCACTTCACAGTGAATAACTCGATAACCCATATCGTCAAGTCATATCATATAAAGACTCTCACTACAAACGCAAAGACAATGCCGCATATCACTACATCCTTTACCACTACTGCTAGCAGTACAAAATTAAAGGCTTTCAGGCAAGTTAGGCCTGTTCTGCAGAGGCATAGCTCATCATGGATGGCCTCCCAATGCCAAAAAAGGTCAATATCTGGCCAATCTTCGCTAAAAGACCTGCGCCATTTAAACCGCTTCCCACATCACACGTTGAAAACCGCCAACGATGAATTTTATCCTGCCGAACAATTGACTTTGGATGACGTAAATGAAAACGTCTTGAAGGCTAGGTACGCGGTTAGAGGTGCCATCCCCATGAGAGCTGAAGAGTTAAAAACTCAGCTCGAGAAAGATCCTCAATCTTTGCCATTCAATAAAATTATCAATGCCAATATCGGTAACCCTCAACAACTACAACAAAAACCTTTGACTTACTACAGACAAGTCTTATCTCTTTTACAATACCCAGAACTACTAAATCATAACGAACAACAGCTAGTTGACTCTAAACTATTCAAAATCGATGCCATTAAACGTGCCAAAAGCTTGATAAAAGATATCGGTGGTTCCGTTGGtgcttattcttcttctcaaGGTGTAGAAGGTATAAGAAGAAGCGTTGCTGACTTCATTACTAAAAGAGATGACGGCGAAACAGCCTACCCAGAAGATATATTTTTAACCGCTGGTGCATCTGCAGCCGTGACTTACTTGCTATCCATCTTCTGTAGAGGTCCAGAAACAGGTGTCCTGATACCTATTCCACAATACCCACTATATACTGCCACTCTGGCCTTAAACAATTCTCAGGCCCTGCCATACTACTTGGACGAAAATTCAGGTTGGTCTACTAAtccagaagaaattgaaactgTCGTCAAAGAAGCTATACAAAACGAAATCAAACCTACCGTGCTAGTGGTCATCAATCCTGGCAATCCTACAGGTGCTGTTCTATCACCTGAATCGATAGcccaaatttttgaagttgcGGCCAAGTATGGTACGGTAGTAATCGCTGACGAAGtttatcaagaaaacatcTTCCCCGGCACCGAATtcaattcaatgaaaaaaattctaagACATTTACAAAGAGACCACCCAGGTAAATTTGATAATGTCCAGCTGGCTTCTTTGCACTCCACTTCAAAAGGTGTTTCCGGTGAATGTGGTCAAAGAGGTGGTTACATGGAACTCACTGGCTTTAGTCATGAAATGAGACAagtcattttgaaattagCCTCAATCTCATTATGCCCCGTCGTCACTGGTCAAGCTTTGGTAGATTTGATGGTTCGTCCACCAGTGGAGGGGGAAGAATCGTTTGAATCGGATCAATCAGAACGGAATTCCATTCATGAAAAGTTAAATACAAGAGCAATGACTTTATACGAGACATTCAATTCTTTAGAAGGTATCGAATGCCAAAAGCCCCAAGGTGCTATGTACTTATTTCCCAAGATAGACTTACCTTTCAAGGCAATTCAGGAAGCCCATCATTTGGAATTGACGCCTGATGAATTTTATTGTAAGAAATTGCTAGAAACTACTGGTATTTGTACAGTTCCTGGTTCCGGATTTGGACAAGAACCCGGTACTTATCATCTAAGAACAACATTCTTGGCACCTGGTGTTGAAtggatgaagaaatgggaaatttttcataagGAATTTTTTGACCAATATCGTGACTAA
- the GAA1 gene encoding GPI-anchor transamidase subunit GAA1 produces the protein MALLEKLHRRVVDMGLVPRVIALLPVISTLCALFGFISIAILPMDGQYRRTYISENALMPSQAYSYFRETEWNILRGYRSQIEKTVNMTSTERNNIMGSWLQEFGTKTAIYENDQYGETLYGVMHAPRGDGTEAMVLAIPWFNSEKEFNVGGASLGVSLARFFSRWPVWSKNIIVVFSENPHAALRSWVEAYHTSLDLTGGSIEAAVVLDYSSAEDFFEYVEVSYDGLNGELPNLDLVNVAISIIEHEGMKVSLHGLPYDQLGNNDFFSRFKILCLGIRDWALSGVKNPHGNEAFSGWRIQSVTLKAHGHGGHDITTFGRIPEAMFRSINNLLEKFHQSFFFYLLLAPRQFVSISSYLPSAVALSVAFAVSSLNAFINNDYASISLFSEYNLIAVLVWFISMVVSFVISQLFLSVLPAGLLMTISLAICFLPIALSGKVHISEPLSYRLKNVAFLYFSLVSTSLLMINFAMALLIGTLAFPMTFIKTISIKASAESETSLGSNISIKTEPNDEMQLNEHYREGISGKNQQRQKLKNLSLLILTNPFISITVFGLLFDDEFQGFDIINKLVSAWIDLKCWSWFVLCIGWLPCWLLILASSFESKSVVIKSKEKQS, from the coding sequence ATGGCCTTATTGGAGAAATTGCATCGAAGGGTTGTTGACATGGGACTTGTCCCGCGTGTCATTGCTTTATTGCCTGTTATTTCCACGTTATGTGCCCTGTTCGGGTTCATATCTATTGCTATTCTGCCAATGGATGGGCAGTACAGAAGAACTTATATTTCTGAGAACGCTTTAATGCCATCGCAAGCGTACAGCTACTTCAGAGAAACCGAGTGGAATATTTTGAGAGGCTATCGCTCTCAAATCGAAAAGACGGTAAACATGACTTCTACGGAAAGGAACAATATAATGGGCTCCTGGTTGCAAGAATTTGGTACCAAGACTGCTATTTATGAGAATGATCAGTATGGAGAAACGCTATATGGTGTAATGCACGCACCCAGGGGTGATGGGACAGAAGCAATGGTGCTTGCCATTCCGTGGTTTAACTCAGAGAAGGAATTCAATGTTGGTGGTGCATCGTTGGGTGTTTCATTAGCTAGATTCTTTTCACGTTGGCCGGTATGGTCTAAAAACATTATCGTTGTATTCAGCGAAAATCCTCATGCAGCTTTGAGATCTTGGGTTGAAGCATACCACACTTCTTTAGATTTGACTGGTGGTTCCATTGAGGCTGCTGTGGTACTAGATTATTCTAGTGCGGAAGATTTCTTTGAGTACGTAGAAGTATCCTATGACGGGCTAAACGGTGAGCTGCCCAATTTAGACCTGGTTAACGTYGCTATATCTATTATTGAACATGAAGGTATGAAAGTTTCTTTGCACGGACTACCCTATGATCAACTAGGTaacaatgattttttttcaaggtTTAAAATACTATGCTTAGGAATAAGAGATTGGGCGTTGTCTGGTGTTAAGAATCCCCACGGTAACGAAGCATTCAGCGGATGGAGAATCCAATCTGTGACGCTGAAAGCTCATGGACATGGTGGTCATGATATTACCACATTTGGACGTATACCGGAAGCGATGTTCCGCTCGATTAACAATCTTTTAGAGAAATTTCACCAgtcattcttcttttatttgcTGTTAGCTCCACGCCAATTCGTTTCCATTAGTAGTTATTTGCCAAGTGCTGTAGCTTTATCGGTCGCATTTGCAGTAAGTTCATTGAATGCATTTATCAACAATGATTATGCCAGTATATCCCTATTTTCAGAGTATAATTTGATAGCGGTATTGGTTTGGTTCATATCAATGGTTGTGTCATTTGTTATATCGCAACTATTTCTTTCGGTACTACCAGCTGGGTTGTTGATGACTATTAGTTTAGCAATCTGCTTCTTACCTATAGCACTATCTGGAAAAGTCCATATATCAGAACCGCTATCATACCGATTAAAAAACGTTGcatttttatatttcaGTTTAGTATCAACATCCCTTTTGATGATAAACTTTGCTATGGCTTTACTGATCGGTACTCTAGCATTCCCAATGACATTTATCAAGACTATTTCTATTAAAGCATCCGCTGAGTCCGAAACGAGCTTAGGATCAAACATCTCAATAAAAACCGAGCCTAACGATGAAATGCAGCTCAATGAGCATTATAGAGAAGGAATATCCGGGAAAAACcaacaaagacaaaaattgaagaatttatCGCTATTAATCTTAACAAACCCATTTATTTCGATAACCGTATTCGGGCTGTTATTTGACGATGAATTTCAGGGATTTGatataataaacaaattgGTCTCGGCATGGATAGATTTGAAGTGCTGGAGTTGGTTTGTTCTTTGTATAGGATGGTTACCATGTTGGCTATTGATATTAGCGTCATCATTCGAATCAAAAAGTGTTGTGATTAAGTCCAAAGAGAAGCAGAGTTGA